GCATATTACTAAACAGACATTCAGAGTATAGAGTGCTTAATCTTTGATCAGTGATAACACCTAAGAGATTTTATGCTAGGAGCCAGAAATGTTGACAGTTGCAGAAAGAaagtatatatttgaaatgataaatagaAAATATTAGTATGTATGagttttatgtatatttatatagaaATGTAAATACACTTTTATATTCTCAGTTTCACATTTACTTtctacaaaaacacaaacaactATAGTCCAAGTATAATTTTATATGATTTTCTGTAAATACACGATACATAATCTATATTACTTACAACTTTTTTGATGATATTTCATAGGAATTTATGAGCCAGCATAAACAGagaattattttaaatatttcattgattgactttttgtgatatgtgtacatgattAGTTGTTGTGTAGTTGGTATGCAAATAGAAGAAGACACATAATGCTATTGTTACAAAGTTTGGCAATCTTAGGGGGTCATTTCTTCAAAGTCGTACAGTACAATCTTAGGGGTCATTTTTTTGAAATCGTACAAACTTAGGGGTCATTTCTTTAAAGTTGTACAAACTTAGGGGTCATTTCTTCAAAGTTGTACAATCTTAGGGAGTCATTGCTGCAAAATTTTGCACTTAGTGAGGTTATTGGTTTAAAGTCCTGCAATCACAGGTGTAATTTTTACAATGTTCCTCCATCTTACAGGGTTATTGCTGCAAAGTCTAAGAAGTCATTGTTAAGAAGGTCTGCAAGCTTAGAGGGCCCATTGCTTGAAAGGTTTTTTGAAGATTGACCCATACATTTACTTCAGATTTGTTACCAAGGTAACAAAACAAGCATTAAGATAGGGTTAGAATAAATTTAGGTTTAGTCAGATTTTAAATCTGTGGTTGAATTTGGAAAGAAATGATGTCTCTGATGGCAAGATTGATATCACAGACTATTGttaaatgatacattgtatttttgtcaTTACTTATAATTTGCAATCCTAAAGCATACAGATTGTTTGAAGTGTGATTAGCATAGAAAGCTCCATTACCCTAAACTTtgctttaaaaaatgtaaaactctTCACTGGATTGACCATCTTTTTCAGGGTGTTACGATgagaaatgaatataaaaaacATCCTGTTTTCTGATTTGTCTATTTCAATCATCAACTATTTTAATCATCAGAAATATTACATTGCATATTAGCCttatttatcataatttgttAAATACTACatgcaaatttattcaaatatatgcagatatatgcatgcatgtgaaGCTATAACTTTGGCAGTAAATTTGTCCATGACATGAATGACAATCAGTTTCATGCAAAGAACGAGATTCTTTTAATAAAGCGTGCATGATttgatgttaccatggtaaccttTCTTGCATTAGATCTCACTCGTAAATATTGCCCTCTAGAGTCCTATTCAGACTGATCAAAATATCATTGGTCATGACAATGTTATTTCTATTTATATATGTCTCTGAGTTGCACCTCTAGATGGCGCTCTTTATATCTGAATTCAATGGATCAACTCTTCATATTGATATCACAGGAAAGGCTGAAACCTATTTATTCATTGACAGCAATCCATGTGAAACAAAGAGCAAGAATTTACTGTCAATTTTATCACAGAAATTGTTATATCTACAGCaagttatattcatttttaagAACATAACTTTCTGGAAAAACAGGCAATTCGACTGTAGTACTGACATGGTACTTACTATCAGATTTGCTGTACCTTCCATTATAAGAAACTTATTGTACAATACCACATGTTGAAGGTAATTATATGGTAATTATTCAAAATGATATGCATGTTACGATACTTCCAATCAGATTTGACAAAAGTTTATGACATATCTTTTCATTAATCGAAAAGTGAATACTTCCATGACAATCACAAATCAACGATGCCTTCATAGAAACTCAAAAGTGTGCTCTTGACAGTCCTATTTGAAAATCAAGCTAAATTGAATTGGAGAAACTTTTTGACAAAAGTCCTTGCAttcatatttgtacatgtagtgaggTGGAAATCTGCCCCAGCTATGAAATTGTTACAATATGATATAGAATTTCagataaattcataattttgaagtaatattaaatTACAGATATTTAGTAATAAAACATAATCACATCACATACTTTTgatcacaatcatttatatcataGTTGATTTTTTAGTTTTACAGATAGTTATGACGGTTTATTAAAAACAATGAgagtataattatgtaattttgttgttggttATTTTATAGATCCTTTCTAATAGTGTACAGTGTATCTTGTCATAAATAAACCCTAGACTTTCAACAGAGCCTTCACTCCATTAATTGAAGTTGTGCTGTACATAAAAGGAAGATTAAACAAAGTGATGTGTTCAaatctgtgtctctgtgtctgtctgtctgtctgtctgcctgcctgtctgtgtgtgtgtgtgtgtgtctgtctgtctgtctctcggtctgtgtgtgtgcatctgtctgtgtgtgtgtgtgtgtgtgtgtgtgtgttagatGATTTCTCATTAAATCCATACAAGCTGCACaacattgatacatgtacaaataaaaagttTAAATAGCAAATTACAGTCTCCATCTTTGAAGCAACCAGTGAACTTAGTAACTGAAATGTAAACATATGTGATTCATCAAGTTACAAACAATGAGGAAGGATGTATGTgaacaatactgtaacagttaccatggttactcaTACATTTATGCTCATTCGTTGTAACTTGGCGAATCACTGTGATGTTTGCATTGACCGAAGATATCATGTGACTTTGGAAGGATGATTCATGTTACAGCAAAACTAAAAGTTAGAATATATCAGATATTATTTTTCGCAATTAAAGTGTTTCCTCAAATCCATACGGGCACGTTTAGACCCTCAGTTGTtttaaaatatcacacgaatccagCTACTATAAACGTATCAATACACGCTGTATAGTGATCTTTCCAtaaaggtaggggaaatatatGCAAGTCAAAAGGTTGTGATATTTAGCTGGTAGACAAGGAACACCATGCACAACAGTCTAAGAAATAATACGCGCCCCTATGCTCGAATCATTTTGGCATCTGAAGTCTCGCGTTGGAATACCTCTCGCGATATTTAGTATGGGTTGAAAGGTCACACACGTGTGGGTGCGcaatacacattttgaaatgggCAAGTCAAAACGTTCGAAAATGTCCCGAAAAGAGGGTGACCGTGTCGATAGAAACGTACCACTCGCTGAGCAAATGTTAGACGATAGATCGGTACGAGAAAGTCAGAGATCAAAAGTTAGAAATCGACAGGATGAAGATGAAACGGTGAGTGACATAGGACATTTTGTGACATGGCCGTGTATCTACATTACGGCTAAGTTACTTACAGGCTATTCCCGTATGGAGGTATGATCAGACTTCGATGAAAATTTACGTCGACTAAATTAGGCACGTTGTCTGCAGCAATATTTCATGAGTTATTGTGGCTCGATTGAACTCATAAGTTCTCGAAAACACACCGTGTTTATATCTTGTATCATTGATTCAGTCTGTAAGTACTTCCGGTATCATACCCAGTATGAAATTCACAGGAATGGACCCCAATACGACTatagtgtaaataaatataagactatatcattcctcaaatatatattgaactcgaaaaaaacccacaacaacgacggcgacgacgacgacgacgaaaaAGAATAAAATTCCCAGAAATCATTGTTGAAAAGTAGGCTGCTACTCAAGATCAAGCAACTGCTATTATTTGATTGGAACGTGTTTTACAATAAAGGTCATCGTAAAAATTTCAACAATGTAACCGTTGACAAACCATTAGTTATTTCTAGCACCCCTTACACGTAGTATAGTGCTGTAGATAACTGAAAGTGGCTTGTTTTAGATTCCCATATTCAttcattgtcattttgtttttcagtttgTTGATGAGAAACtgtcaagaaaaatattggaacaAGCAAGACAACAACAGGAAGAACTAGAAACAGAGCATGGTGCAAGGTTAGtgagaccatagaccctccaccaaggtgGTCTGTGTTGAGataaattgattatgaaatgaaattagcAAATGTTGCATTGTAACCATTCATTGTGCGTTTtatgttaccatagaaacttTTTTATGAATCATAAACATTTATTCTATGTACATCCTATTTTAAAGTATGTATTGTTGACTATTCAGTGTACAGTAACTGAAAGTGATTGTGGTAACAGGCACTGTTTAATAAGAAACTGTGAACCTACTATTCTGGCAATTGAGGTCTTTGTTTACTAGAATGAACACAACCTGAAACTATAtatgcaacatgttgatataaagtATTgaatagtagacattggtttaattgtactcactTTAGGGTAGCATGTGTGATGACTTCCATAATCCTGCAGAGTACATTTTTGGAGACTTCCACTGTTTACACTACCTTGATCAGAGAGTGATTAGATTTGTACGATTGAGGCACAGCTACCACCCACTTTGACACTTTTGTAATTTACCACATCTAACGACAGTTGCTTTAGTTTCTGTCTAATTTAGTGAACCAAAACCTTGATTGCCGGAGTAGTAAGTAGATATTGTTTAATGTGTTGAGTGCCAGAGTAGTAAGTAGATATTGTTTAATGTATTGAGTGCAAAATCAGGAAAGACTTTGTTTCTAATGTACACCAGTCACTCAATTAATAAGATACACAAACCTAGCTAAATACTAGCAACTAACTCAAAAGCAACAAATGTCTATCTTTGGTACTATGGTAACTAGGGTTTAGCTCCTTTAGAAATTCATAACTGTAGTCTTTCTTGTTCAGTAGTTTTCAGAAGGGGTAGAAAAGAAAGTCTTACCCCAAAGTACAATGGTTGAAGACAACCTGATATTACATTAAAATTTAGATCTTGACAGTGGCTGCAATGGACTCCATCTTCCTGGGTAGTTGAggttatattgaattgaattgaattgaaatttattccaccagaagagaaaaatatatacacaaactctgaaagcaatggataaaacatttctggtgagggccatggaaatagttcgtaggaactaatcaatgtccatggaccgtacatgtagataataaatacaaatttgggctggtacgagtttcacaataacaacaaaaatacaattcttagtaaataaGGAGAAgtgttggtggcaaaattaaatGGAAGCTTATAAACGTAAcggaaaaaaatagtaaaataagaaCAGGTAACAAGCACAAGTtctaatatacagaaataaaattacagtggcaAATTGAAAGAGACAACAGATAAAGGTTATTCCCTCAGAAGATACTGCTTTAAGTTTTTCTTAAAATTATGTCTATTGTttagtggagtcatgatgggtgaatggttagcgtgaccggcttggaatctacaggttgcaggttcgagccccgtcgctgcctgctgtttgtttctgagtggctaaagtccttgggcaagatttgaaccacgactgtgcctcagtcaacccagctgtataactggggacctggtaggatgtaggttgcaatgtgaaggctttaatcctatgcgcttaaaatggctgcaatggattgtatgctccccagggagttgaggaagactaaagggccgttgtgctgttctgatccgagccagggataataattgtaaagcgctttgagcacggagtgggaaagcgctatataagaaaccaacattattattattattatagcgCAATATacacgtatgtgtgtgtaccaAGGATgacaattgttacatttgtgcaatataattattatttgttGCAGTTCAAGTTCAGGTGCAAGATCAAAAACAACCAGTCTTGGTCCACCAAaagatgatgaggatgatgttTCAGATGACGATGATGAAGAGTTTCCTGGTAGAGAGCATGACTTCTATGAACATATTGTAAGTAAAGGCGAATTATATTTTGGGGGAAAATTTTGTAACTAGTATTCCTTTACTAATTTGTTTGTACCATTTAGAGATATGTTTTGTTTAGAACATCATTTTAAAACCATGGGTCTTAAGTTTGTAAGTAACGATATTTGTACCACGCTGTTAGCTATTCACTCCCAGTGTTCTCCCTGGGATAGATTGATAGGATGgtggttaatttacatattaatgtaaatataaataacatggtaatttgcatattggtttgcaAAGTGATCTGCATATAATATCTTCAACATTGGAACAAACTCTCTggcatgtttattttaacacatacacacatgtacattgaggattatttctcttcatgtgaaaatattattatgattttgtcattcaaagagTACTAAGTTTAAGGATGGTACAATACTTTTGAAGCAcagtagaaacctgccaagcatgttGGCCTAGATGGCAAGGACGGTGTTTGCATCGTGCTTTcactatagtggggagaacactagCATAGGTTTAGAAGCCTGGTAGGGCTGAACAGCACGATGTAGAATAATTATCGTAGTTACCTGGACATTAGCCAGTTGATAAATTTTAAGTGATGGGAGACTTGTTGATTGGTTAGATAAAGTGTCAATGAATTTTATTGATTTGTTGATTGGTTAGTTGATGTGTACATCAATTTGAGTAACTTGTTGACTGGTTAATTGAAATGTCAATCAGTTTGAGTTGCTTGCTGCGTAGTTGAAGTGTCAGTCAGTTTAAGTGCATGATAAATAGATTTTCAGTGGTGGGAGATAATGGTAATTAAAATTGTAGAATGTTTATTGCTTGGactttcatatacatgtaatatgttttgCCGTTGGATGGAGTCGGATGTTTATTTGACAGTACAAAATTACAACAGATAAATTTACAGTATCAGTGAATACTACAAGATTCAGACTTGTACAACATGTAttgaaacaattttgtttggatatatTTGTAACCAGGAAGTGGATGAAGATGACGAAATAGCTCTAGAAATGTTTATGGATACTAATGCACCAGCAAGAAGAACGTTGGCAGACATTATCATGGAAAAGTTACGTGAGAAACAAACTGAGGTTGCAACTCAAATGTCAGGTAAAGACTAGAATGGTCACTTTACTGTCAGATGATTTTTGAGTGAGTTGTCTCACCAGTCATCCCATAGCTTAGATCAAGTCCAACAGTTTCAGTCAAACCTATGATGTCATTATCCTCCTGAAGAGGTGAGTTATTACAGTTGGCGCAGTCCTTACATCCATAGTGTGTCGTTTCTCTTTGAATCCGTACCAGTAGTCCCCTTCACTGTCTATGACTTAACATACTTTTGGTTACATTACAATAATGTGTTACTTTGACAGATACAAGTTTCCCAATGCAGCAACTAGATGACAGAGTTATTAAGGTTTACAAGGGAGTTGGCCAAGTCTTGGCCAAATACAGAAGTGGACAGTTACCTAAAGCTTTTAAAATAATTCCTAATTTACGGAATTGGGAACAGGTAAGGCAAATGTTCATATATCTGTCCTCCAGGAATGGCTGGATGCAGGTCAAACAGAGGTCATAACAATGGCTAATTGATATACTGTTTACTGGCTACGACTTGTTGATGAAGTCATAACAATGCCTAAGTGATATATTGTTTACTGGCTAcaacttgttgttgttgttgttgttgttgttgttgtttttgttttgttttttgatgaTGAAGTCATAACAATGGCTATTGAAGTGttagtcaaggaaaatatgagtgacctaaggggccttgccactatgagttgctagacaagcATAGTGACAGAATTCTTTGGGTACAACTATATTCAGGGTGAAGGAAGAATAATGGCGACTTGAATATTTTAAGCAttacagaaccaatgatgtaaaCATAGGTTGTCATGACATTGAATGACAAGGGTATATAATccttattttctgttcaaagacaataacttggcttgtatgTGGTATAGTATGTGTTACTCAGCCTCTACAACAGTAGTAAAAATCACTGATTTGACCCTTGGATTTCGTCATAAAGAGTGACTCAAACTTTGCTGTTATGGTTTCAGATTTTATACATCACAGAGCCAGATACTTGGAGTGCTGCAGCCATGTACCAAGCAACAAGAATATTTTCCAGTAATCTTAACGCTAAAATGGCACAAAGGTAATACATGTCTAGACTAGAACAATCTCATCAATGATATTTGACATAGTGAATGATTGAAAAGTTTTGACAAAGTGCTGAGCTGAAAATGTGCTGGATAGTTTGAAGGGGAAAGTCAAAAATCATGGgatgaaatttattttcttgCCAAAATCTGTTATCACATGTCAAACTAATCCCCTGTTTGACTTGTCACCTGAAGTCTTTGATAGTCTAGCTACAATATTATCCCCTGAAacagacaaaaacataattatatcctGAATGCCAAGAAATCACCCATGTTTAATGTTAGTGAATAAACAATATATGTAGTCATGGTATTTAAAAAGCACTATTTCTATTTATCGCAATGTCTTCTCATTTTCAGATTTTTCAATTTAGTGCTGTTTCCAAGAATAAGAGATGATATTGTTGAGTATAAAAAACTAAACTTTCACCTTTATATGGTAAGTGGATGTCTTTCCTCCAAAACTTTCAAGATCatgtgattttaatttttctcaCAGATTTT
This Glandiceps talaboti chromosome 13, keGlaTala1.1, whole genome shotgun sequence DNA region includes the following protein-coding sequences:
- the LOC144444680 gene encoding bystin-like, producing MGKSKRSKMSRKEGDRVDRNVPLAEQMLDDRSVRESQRSKVRNRQDEDETFVDEKLSRKILEQARQQQEELETEHGASSSSGARSKTTSLGPPKDDEDDVSDDDDEEFPGREHDFYEHIEVDEDDEIALEMFMDTNAPARRTLADIIMEKLREKQTEVATQMSDTSFPMQQLDDRVIKVYKGVGQVLAKYRSGQLPKAFKIIPNLRNWEQILYITEPDTWSAAAMYQATRIFSSNLNAKMAQRFFNLVLFPRIRDDIVEYKKLNFHLYMALKKSLFKPAAFFKGIILPLCECGNCTLREAVIIGSIITKSSIPVLHASAALLKIAEMDYNGANSIFIRLILDKKYALPFRVVDAVVFHFLRFLHDKRTLPVLWHQSLLTFVQRYKEDISSEQKEALLDLLRNQTHGQITPEIRRELQHSKCRDEETDELMAVY